One Paraburkholderia aromaticivorans genomic region harbors:
- the gltK gene encoding glutamate/aspartate ABC transporter permease GltK — MHHFDWSGIPGALPTLWTGAIVTLKITLIAIVFGIVWGTILAMMRLSSFKPFEWFAKGYVTIFRSIPLVMVLLWFFLIVPQVLQNVLGLSPDIDIRLASAMVAFSLFEAAYYSEIIRAGIQSVPRGQVNAAFALGMSYSQAMRLIVLPQAFRAMVPLLLTQGIVLFQDTSLVYVISLADFFRTATNIGDRDGTNVEMVLFAGACYFVICVVASSLVKGLQKKVAR, encoded by the coding sequence ATGCACCATTTCGACTGGAGCGGTATTCCGGGCGCATTGCCTACGCTGTGGACCGGCGCCATCGTCACGCTCAAGATCACGCTGATCGCGATCGTGTTCGGCATCGTCTGGGGCACCATTCTCGCCATGATGCGGCTGTCGTCGTTCAAACCCTTCGAGTGGTTCGCGAAGGGCTACGTGACGATCTTCCGTTCCATCCCGCTGGTGATGGTGTTGCTGTGGTTCTTCCTGATCGTGCCGCAAGTGCTGCAAAACGTGCTCGGTTTGTCGCCGGATATCGACATTCGCCTCGCGTCGGCCATGGTCGCTTTCTCGCTGTTCGAGGCGGCGTACTATTCGGAAATCATCCGCGCCGGCATTCAGTCGGTGCCGCGCGGGCAGGTCAACGCGGCGTTCGCGCTCGGCATGAGCTACTCGCAGGCCATGCGTCTGATCGTGCTGCCGCAGGCGTTCCGCGCGATGGTGCCGCTGCTGCTTACGCAAGGTATCGTGCTGTTTCAGGATACGTCGCTCGTCTACGTGATCAGCCTCGCCGACTTCTTCCGCACCGCTACGAATATTGGCGACCGTGACGGTACGAATGTCGAGATGGTACTGTTCGCGGGCGCATGTTATTTCGTGATCTGTGTGGTCGCGTCGAGCCTCGTCAAAGGTCTTCAGAAAAAGGTCGCAAGATGA
- a CDS encoding amino acid ABC transporter ATP-binding protein yields MISIKNVSKWYGQFQVLTDCTTEVKKGEVVVVCGPSGSGKSTLIKTVNGLEPFQKGEIVINGQSLTDKKTNLSKLRAKVGMVFQHFELFPHLSIVQNLTLAQVKVLGRSNDEATAKGLKLLDRVGLRAHADKFPGQLSGGQQQRVAIARALSMDPIAMLFDEPTSALDPEMINEVLDVMVELAQEGMTMMCVTHEMGFAKKVAHRVIFMDQGLIVEDDRKEDFFANPKSDRAKDFLAKILH; encoded by the coding sequence ATGATCTCTATCAAGAATGTTTCGAAGTGGTACGGCCAGTTTCAAGTGCTGACCGACTGCACGACGGAAGTCAAAAAGGGTGAAGTGGTGGTGGTGTGCGGGCCGTCGGGCTCGGGCAAGTCCACGCTGATCAAAACCGTCAACGGCCTCGAGCCGTTCCAGAAGGGCGAGATCGTCATCAACGGGCAGTCGCTCACCGACAAGAAAACCAATCTGTCGAAGCTGCGTGCGAAGGTCGGCATGGTGTTCCAGCACTTCGAGCTGTTTCCGCATCTGTCGATCGTCCAGAACCTCACGCTCGCGCAGGTGAAGGTGCTCGGCCGCTCGAACGATGAAGCCACTGCGAAAGGGCTGAAGCTGCTCGATCGCGTCGGCCTGCGCGCGCATGCGGACAAGTTTCCGGGCCAGTTGTCGGGCGGTCAGCAACAGCGCGTGGCGATAGCGCGCGCGTTGTCGATGGACCCGATCGCCATGCTGTTCGACGAGCCGACCTCGGCGCTTGATCCGGAAATGATCAACGAAGTACTCGACGTGATGGTCGAACTCGCGCAGGAAGGCATGACCATGATGTGCGTGACGCACGAAATGGGCTTCGCGAAGAAGGTCGCGCATCGCGTGATCTTCATGGACCAGGGCTTGATCGTGGAAGACGACCGCAAGGAAGACTTCTTCGCCAATCCGAAGTCGGATCGCGCGAAGGACTTTCTGGCGAAGATCCTGCATTGA
- the pyrC gene encoding dihydroorotase, translating into MTASNASLDSRDSVTLARPDDWHLHVRDGAMLAAVLPDTARQFARAIIMPNLKPPVTTTAMAQGYRERIVAAIPEGAKFEPLMTLYLTDNTPPDEIRRACESGFVHGVKLYPAGATTNSDAGVTDIMKCAKTLEVMQEVGMPLLVHGEVTDSSIDLFDREKVFIDRVMTPLRRAFPALKVVFEHITTKDAVDYIREAGVAPELLGATITAHHLLYNRNAIFQGGIRPHYYCLPVLKRETHRVALVEAATSGNPRFFLGTDSAPHPKGLKEHACGCAGCYTALHALELYAEAFDNAGALDKLEGFASFFGADFYGLPRSEEKVTLRREEWTLPAELPVGDTPVVPLRGGESIGWRLV; encoded by the coding sequence ATGACCGCTTCCAACGCATCCCTCGATTCCCGCGACTCCGTTACGCTCGCCCGCCCGGACGACTGGCACCTGCACGTCCGCGACGGTGCAATGCTGGCCGCTGTGTTGCCGGACACCGCGCGCCAGTTCGCCCGCGCGATCATCATGCCGAACCTGAAGCCGCCGGTCACGACCACCGCGATGGCACAGGGGTATCGCGAGCGGATCGTCGCCGCGATCCCTGAAGGTGCGAAATTCGAACCGCTGATGACGCTGTACCTGACCGACAACACGCCGCCCGACGAAATCCGCCGCGCGTGCGAAAGCGGCTTCGTGCATGGCGTGAAGCTGTATCCGGCGGGCGCGACGACCAACTCGGACGCGGGCGTCACCGACATCATGAAGTGCGCCAAAACGCTCGAGGTGATGCAGGAAGTCGGCATGCCGCTGCTCGTGCACGGTGAAGTGACGGATTCGTCGATCGATCTGTTCGACCGCGAGAAGGTGTTCATCGACCGGGTCATGACGCCGCTGCGCCGCGCGTTTCCGGCGCTGAAAGTGGTGTTCGAGCACATCACCACGAAAGACGCGGTCGACTATATCCGCGAAGCCGGCGTCGCGCCGGAGCTGCTGGGCGCGACGATTACCGCGCATCACCTGCTGTACAACCGCAACGCGATCTTCCAGGGCGGCATTCGCCCGCATTACTACTGTCTACCGGTGTTGAAGCGCGAGACACATCGTGTGGCGCTGGTCGAGGCGGCGACCTCGGGCAATCCGCGCTTCTTCCTCGGCACGGACAGCGCGCCGCATCCGAAGGGGCTGAAAGAGCATGCGTGCGGCTGCGCGGGTTGCTACACGGCGCTGCATGCTTTGGAGCTTTACGCGGAAGCTTTCGACAACGCCGGCGCGCTCGACAAGCTCGAAGGCTTCGCGAGCTTTTTCGGCGCGGACTTCTACGGTCTGCCGCGTAGTGAAGAGAAGGTCACGCTGCGTCGTGAGGAATGGACGCTGCCGGCCGAATTGCCGGTCGGCGATACGCCGGTCGTGCCGTTGCGCGGCGGCGAGTCGATCGGCTGGCGGCTGGTTTAA
- a CDS encoding OsmC family protein, producing MECKVSWMGQDGMAFAAETGSGHLVAMDGAPEGGGRNLAPRPMEMVLLGTGGCTAYDVVMILKKSRQEITDCSVTLKAERASEDPKVFTKIHFHFTVTGKNLNPTTVERAINLSHDKYCSASIMIAKTAELTHSFDIVAG from the coding sequence ATGGAATGCAAAGTGAGCTGGATGGGGCAAGACGGGATGGCGTTCGCAGCCGAGACGGGCAGCGGCCATCTGGTGGCAATGGACGGCGCGCCTGAAGGCGGCGGCCGCAACCTCGCGCCGCGTCCGATGGAAATGGTTTTGCTCGGCACGGGCGGCTGCACCGCCTACGACGTCGTGATGATCCTGAAGAAAAGCCGTCAGGAAATCACCGATTGCTCGGTGACGCTGAAGGCCGAACGCGCCAGCGAAGATCCGAAAGTGTTCACCAAAATCCACTTTCACTTCACCGTGACGGGCAAGAATCTGAACCCGACCACCGTGGAACGCGCGATCAACCTGTCGCACGACAAATACTGCTCGGCCTCGATCATGATCGCCAAGACCGCCGAGTTGACGCACTCGTTCGACATCGTCGCGGGCTGA
- a CDS encoding anhydro-N-acetylmuramic acid kinase, which yields MAQDPADGVYFGLMSGTSMDGVDGVAVRFAQGKPPVVLAEAFVGFAAGLRDALFALQQPGDNEIEREALAANALATRYAVCCHELLHGSRAPAAEVRAIGVHGQTVRHRPEKGYTRQINNPALLAEMMHIDVIADFRSRDVAAGGQGAPLVPAFHATVFGAKNETRVVCNLGGISNITILNATGSVRGFDCGPANALLDEWAQRHLGKPFDENGHFAAGGQVDRTLLNALLDEPFFAQQPPKSTGRDLFNAEWLDAKLQPFAGLAPADVQATLVALTAVTVAREIERHASDARAVYVCGGGARNPEILKALQQALEDSGVSGVPVMTTDALGVPPSQVEPLAFAWLAMRCVARLPGNLPAVTGASAERVLGAIYPR from the coding sequence GTGGCGCAAGACCCCGCAGACGGCGTCTACTTTGGATTGATGTCCGGCACCAGCATGGACGGCGTGGATGGCGTGGCCGTCAGGTTCGCTCAAGGGAAACCGCCGGTGGTGCTGGCCGAGGCGTTTGTCGGCTTTGCCGCGGGCCTGCGCGACGCATTGTTCGCGCTCCAGCAACCCGGCGACAACGAGATCGAACGCGAGGCGCTGGCCGCCAATGCGCTCGCCACGCGTTACGCGGTGTGCTGCCACGAACTGCTGCACGGCAGCCGCGCGCCCGCTGCGGAGGTGCGCGCGATCGGCGTGCATGGGCAGACGGTGCGGCATCGGCCGGAAAAGGGTTATACGCGGCAGATCAACAACCCGGCGCTGCTCGCGGAAATGATGCATATCGACGTGATCGCCGATTTCCGCAGCCGCGACGTCGCGGCCGGCGGACAGGGCGCGCCGCTCGTGCCGGCTTTTCATGCCACGGTGTTTGGCGCGAAAAACGAAACGCGGGTTGTCTGTAATCTTGGCGGCATCAGCAATATCACGATTCTGAACGCGACCGGCAGCGTGCGCGGCTTCGACTGCGGGCCGGCCAACGCGCTGCTCGACGAGTGGGCGCAACGCCATCTCGGCAAACCGTTCGACGAGAACGGCCATTTTGCAGCGGGCGGCCAGGTGGATCGCACGCTGCTGAATGCATTGCTCGACGAGCCGTTTTTCGCCCAACAGCCGCCGAAGAGCACCGGCCGCGACCTGTTCAATGCGGAATGGCTCGATGCGAAGCTGCAGCCGTTCGCCGGGCTCGCCCCCGCCGACGTGCAAGCGACACTGGTTGCGCTCACCGCGGTGACGGTCGCACGCGAAATCGAACGGCATGCGTCGGACGCGAGAGCGGTCTACGTCTGCGGCGGCGGCGCGCGTAACCCGGAGATTCTGAAGGCGCTACAGCAGGCGCTGGAGGACAGCGGCGTCAGCGGCGTTCCCGTGATGACGACCGATGCGCTCGGCGTGCCGCCGAGCCAGGTCGAGCCGCTGGCGTTCGCCTGGCTTGCGATGCGCTGCGTGGCGCGTCTGCCGGGCAATCTGCCGGCGGTGACAGGCGCGTCGGCCGAGCGCGTGCTCGGGGCGATCTATCCGCGCTGA
- the erpA gene encoding iron-sulfur cluster insertion protein ErpA, translating to MNAVTDTPVTEMPAPFVFTDAAADKVKQLIEEEGNADLKLRVFVQGGGCSGFQYGFTFDEAVNEDDTVMNKSGVQLLIDSMSYQYLVGAEIDYKDDINGAQFVIKNPNATTTCGCGSSFSV from the coding sequence ATGAACGCAGTCACCGATACACCCGTGACCGAGATGCCCGCCCCCTTCGTTTTTACCGACGCAGCGGCTGACAAGGTCAAGCAACTGATCGAAGAAGAAGGCAATGCGGACCTCAAACTGCGCGTTTTCGTGCAGGGCGGCGGCTGCTCGGGCTTTCAGTACGGTTTTACGTTCGACGAAGCCGTCAACGAAGACGACACCGTGATGAACAAGAGCGGCGTCCAGCTGCTGATCGATTCGATGAGCTACCAGTACTTGGTGGGCGCAGAGATCGACTACAAGGACGACATCAACGGCGCGCAGTTTGTTATCAAGAACCCGAACGCTACGACCACCTGTGGTTGCGGCTCGTCGTTCTCGGTGTGA
- the rplM gene encoding 50S ribosomal protein L13 yields the protein MKTFSAKAHEVTREWYVIDATDKVLGRVASEVAHRLRGKHKPEFTPHVDTGDFIIVINAGKLRVTGNKATDKKYYRHSGYPGGIYETTFGKMQERFPGRALEKAVKGMLPKGPLGYAMIKKLKVYAEATHPHSAQQPKALEI from the coding sequence ATGAAGACGTTTTCCGCAAAAGCCCATGAGGTTACGCGTGAATGGTACGTGATTGACGCGACGGATAAGGTTCTCGGGCGTGTCGCCAGCGAAGTGGCACACCGTCTTCGCGGCAAGCACAAGCCTGAATTCACTCCGCACGTCGACACCGGTGATTTCATCATCGTTATCAACGCGGGCAAGTTGCGCGTCACGGGCAACAAGGCTACTGACAAGAAGTACTACCGTCACTCGGGTTACCCGGGCGGTATCTATGAAACGACGTTCGGCAAGATGCAAGAACGCTTCCCGGGCCGTGCGCTCGAGAAAGCGGTCAAGGGCATGCTGCCGAAGGGCCCGCTCGGCTACGCGATGATCAAGAAGCTGAAGGTCTACGCTGAAGCAACGCATCCGCATTCGGCACAACAGCCGAAAGCGCTCGAGATCTAA
- a CDS encoding DUF3025 domain-containing protein, translating into MQAHEAEPTGFAAIDWTKPWFASFAERGKRWQQAALTSYAALLAEMNADAAEMRQITGRGQRLAFIAQDDLPAGAAYEAHIASTGCVPTRHNLHDFFNASIWFAFPRIKAALNARQSAAIGVLGVGPTRGGVRDTLTLFDENALLFACAEPALSAALRGFDWHTLLVARRDAWGTSCEVRCFGHALLEKLIAPFKACTGHAWIVDVPAAYFEWDAVKREAWLDESVAAALLNTDALTSRMFAPLPVLGIPGWWPDSESPSFYDDTFVFRSGRRAR; encoded by the coding sequence ATGCAGGCGCATGAAGCGGAGCCGACGGGCTTCGCTGCCATAGACTGGACCAAGCCGTGGTTCGCGTCTTTCGCCGAACGCGGCAAGCGCTGGCAGCAAGCCGCGCTGACGAGCTACGCGGCGTTGCTCGCCGAAATGAACGCGGATGCCGCTGAGATGCGGCAGATCACCGGGCGCGGTCAGCGCCTCGCGTTTATCGCGCAAGACGATCTGCCTGCCGGCGCGGCGTACGAAGCGCACATCGCGTCGACCGGCTGCGTGCCGACGCGCCACAATCTGCACGACTTCTTCAATGCGTCGATATGGTTCGCCTTTCCACGCATCAAGGCGGCGCTGAACGCGCGGCAGTCGGCGGCCATCGGCGTGTTGGGCGTCGGACCGACGCGAGGCGGCGTGCGCGATACGCTAACCCTGTTCGACGAGAACGCGCTGCTGTTCGCTTGCGCGGAGCCTGCTTTGAGCGCGGCATTGCGTGGATTCGACTGGCATACGTTGCTGGTGGCCCGGCGCGACGCATGGGGGACGAGTTGCGAAGTGCGCTGCTTCGGCCATGCGTTGCTGGAGAAGCTGATTGCGCCGTTCAAGGCTTGCACGGGGCATGCGTGGATCGTCGATGTGCCGGCGGCGTATTTCGAGTGGGACGCTGTAAAGCGGGAAGCGTGGCTGGACGAGTCCGTCGCCGCCGCGCTGCTGAATACCGATGCGCTGACAAGCCGCATGTTTGCGCCGTTACCGGTGCTGGGCATTCCAGGCTGGTGGCCGGATAGCGAATCGCCCTCGTTTTACGACGATACCTTCGTGTTTCGCTCGGGGCGGCGTGCGCGTTGA
- the rpsI gene encoding 30S ribosomal protein S9, translating into MIGNWNYGTGRRKSAVARVFIKAGKGDIVVNGKPIADYFSRETSLMIVRQPLELTNHGVTFDIKVNVTGGGETGQAGAVRHGITRALMDYDATLKPELSKAGFVTRDAREVERKKVGFHKARRRKQFSKR; encoded by the coding sequence ATGATCGGTAACTGGAATTACGGCACGGGCCGCCGCAAGAGCGCCGTCGCACGCGTCTTCATCAAGGCAGGCAAGGGCGATATCGTTGTGAACGGCAAGCCTATCGCTGATTACTTCTCGCGCGAAACGTCGTTGATGATCGTGCGTCAGCCGCTGGAACTCACGAACCACGGCGTTACGTTCGACATCAAAGTCAACGTGACGGGTGGCGGTGAAACGGGTCAAGCCGGTGCGGTTCGCCACGGCATCACCCGCGCGCTGATGGACTACGACGCAACGCTGAAGCCGGAACTGTCGAAGGCTGGCTTCGTGACGCGTGACGCGCGTGAAGTCGAACGCAAGAAGGTCGGCTTCCACAAGGCACGTCGCAGGAAGCAATTCTCGAAGCGTTAA
- a CDS encoding amino acid ABC transporter permease, whose translation MSYHWNWGILLSPVSTGEPTTYLGWLLSGFWVTITVSLSAWVIALIVGSLFGVLRTVPNKWASAIGTLYVAIFRNIPLIVQFFIWYLVIPELLPASIGNWFKQLPPGAQFFSSSIICLGLFTAARVCEQVRSGINALPKGQRAAGLAMGFTQWQTYRYVLLPVAYRIIVPPLTSEFLNIFKNSAVASTIGLLDLSAQARQLVDYTSQTYESFIAVTIAYMLINLVVMQLMRWVEAKTRLPGYIGGK comes from the coding sequence ATGTCATATCACTGGAACTGGGGCATTCTGCTGAGTCCCGTCTCCACCGGCGAGCCGACCACTTATCTGGGCTGGCTGCTGTCGGGCTTCTGGGTGACGATAACGGTATCGCTGTCGGCATGGGTGATCGCGCTGATCGTCGGTTCATTGTTCGGCGTGCTGCGCACGGTGCCGAATAAATGGGCGTCGGCCATCGGTACGCTCTATGTCGCCATTTTCCGTAACATCCCGCTGATCGTGCAGTTTTTCATCTGGTATCTGGTGATACCGGAGTTGCTGCCTGCTTCAATAGGCAACTGGTTCAAGCAACTGCCGCCGGGCGCGCAGTTTTTCTCGTCGTCGATCATCTGCCTCGGGCTCTTTACGGCCGCGCGCGTGTGCGAGCAGGTGCGCTCGGGGATCAACGCGTTGCCGAAGGGCCAGCGCGCCGCAGGTCTCGCCATGGGCTTCACGCAATGGCAGACGTATCGCTATGTGCTGCTGCCGGTTGCGTACCGGATCATCGTGCCGCCGCTCACGTCCGAGTTTCTGAATATCTTCAAGAACTCGGCGGTGGCGTCGACGATCGGCCTGCTCGATCTGTCCGCCCAGGCGCGCCAACTGGTCGACTACACGTCGCAGACATATGAGTCGTTCATCGCGGTCACGATAGCGTACATGCTGATCAATCTGGTCGTGATGCAACTGATGCGCTGGGTCGAAGCCAAGACCCGGTTGCCCGGCTATATCGGAGGCAAGTAA
- a CDS encoding class II glutamine amidotransferase: MCQLLGMNCAAPTDVTFSFTGFAARGGVTDHHADGWGIAFFEDKACRLFIDHQSSATSPIAEMVKRYPIKSKNTIAHIRKATQGHILLENCHPFMRELWGRHWIFAHNGDLKDYSPVLTGVYQPVGTTDSELAFCALLEGLRKAFPGAQQPPLDELFAALETLTREITQFGVFNFLMSNGQALFAHCSTHLHYIVRRWPFSTAHLVDADVSIDFAKYTTPEDRVAVIATKPLTDNEVWTAFEPGDLMMFQHGEVIGRVNVPVPDSVLEKLRNPALDASASATTIAASTEAMSAGEAELDLEAADDAAAFES, translated from the coding sequence ATGTGCCAACTTCTCGGAATGAACTGCGCCGCGCCAACGGATGTCACGTTCTCGTTCACCGGCTTTGCGGCGCGCGGCGGCGTCACTGATCACCACGCCGACGGCTGGGGCATCGCCTTCTTCGAAGACAAAGCCTGCCGCCTGTTCATCGATCATCAATCGTCGGCCACCTCGCCGATCGCCGAAATGGTCAAGCGCTACCCGATCAAATCGAAAAATACGATCGCGCATATTCGGAAGGCGACGCAAGGGCACATCCTGCTGGAAAACTGCCATCCGTTCATGCGCGAACTGTGGGGACGCCACTGGATCTTCGCGCACAACGGCGACCTCAAGGATTATTCGCCGGTGCTGACGGGCGTGTATCAGCCGGTCGGCACAACCGACAGCGAGCTCGCTTTCTGCGCGCTGCTCGAAGGCTTGCGCAAGGCTTTTCCCGGCGCACAGCAGCCGCCGCTCGATGAACTGTTTGCCGCGCTCGAAACCCTCACGCGCGAAATCACGCAATTCGGCGTGTTCAATTTCCTGATGTCGAATGGCCAGGCGCTATTCGCGCATTGCTCCACGCATCTGCACTACATCGTGCGGCGCTGGCCGTTTTCCACCGCGCATCTCGTCGATGCGGACGTGTCGATCGATTTCGCCAAATACACGACGCCCGAAGACCGCGTCGCGGTGATCGCCACCAAGCCGCTGACCGACAACGAAGTCTGGACCGCCTTCGAACCCGGCGATCTGATGATGTTCCAGCACGGCGAAGTGATCGGACGCGTCAACGTGCCGGTGCCGGATTCGGTGCTGGAAAAGCTGCGCAATCCGGCTCTGGACGCGTCGGCTTCGGCAACCACGATCGCGGCTTCGACTGAAGCAATGAGCGCGGGAGAAGCCGAGCTCGACCTCGAAGCCGCAGACGATGCCGCCGCGTTCGAATCCTGA